One Mercurialis annua linkage group LG3, ddMerAnnu1.2, whole genome shotgun sequence DNA window includes the following coding sequences:
- the LOC126674686 gene encoding RNA polymerase II C-terminal domain phosphatase-like 4: MAMSFPPPTGKVSCTHPGTFGDMCICCGQRLAEETGVSFRYIHKGLRLCNDEIARLRDNDLKNLLRHKKLYLVLDLDHTLLNSTQFMQLTPEEDYLQNSSNDSLFKLDCMNTMTKLRPFVREFLKEASQMFEMYIYTMGDGLYAKQMAKLLDPGGDYFDGRIISRDDGTERNRKGLDIVLGQENAVLILDDTEKAWTTRHTENLILMERYHYFASSCSQFGFNCKSLSQIQSDESESDGALASTLRVLKKVHRMFFEEMVDDDDVNGRDVRRVLCTVRKDVLKGCKIVFSRVFPTHFQAENHRLWKMAQNLGAVCCTERDSSVTHVVSAESGTEKSRWARKTGRFLVDPRWIEASNYFWQRQPEDNFPVKQ, from the coding sequence ATGGCCATGTCCTTTCCGCCGCCCACCGGCAAGGTTTCGTGCACACATCCAGGAACTTTTGGCGACATGTGTATTTGCTGTGGACAAAGGTTAGCCGAAGAAACTGGCGTCAGCTTTAGGTACATTCACAAGGGTTTAAGGCTCTGTAACGACGAAATTGCGAGATTACGTGACAATGATTTAAAGAATTTGCTACGACATAAGAAGCTCTACTTGGTGCTTGATCTTGACCATACTCTGCTTAATTCTACTCAGTTTATGCAACTGACTCCAGAGGAAGATTACTTGCAAAATAGTTCAAATGACAGCCTCTTCAAATTGGATTGCATGAACACGATGACGAAATTAAGGCCGTTTGTACGAGAGTTTCTTAAAGAAGCGAGTCAGATGTTTGAGATGTACATATACACAATGGGCGACGGATTATACGCGAAGCAAATGGCGAAGCTTCTTGACCCGGGAGGTGACTACTTCGACGGCAGAATTATATCTCGGGACGACGGAACGGAGCGGAATCGGAAAGGCCTCGACATTGTGCTAGGGCAAGAAAATGCGGTATTAATCTTGGACGATACTGAGAAAGCGTGGACAACAAGGCATACGGAAAATTTAATACTGATGGAAAGATATCATTATTTTGCGTCGAGCTGTTCGCAATTTGGATTCAATTGTAAGTCTCTGTCGCAAATTCAGAGCGACGAGAGTGAGTCTGACGGAGCACTGGCCTCTACTCTCAGGGTTTTAAAGAAAGTTCACCGTATGTTCTTTGAGGAGATGGTGGATGATGATGATGTTAATGGCCGAGATGTGAGACGGGTATTGTGTACTGTTCGTAAAGATGTGCTGAAGGGATGTAAAATTGTGTTTAGTAGAGTGTTTCCTACGCACTTTCAAGCTGAGAATCACCGTCTCTGGAAAATGGCTCAGAATTTGGGCGCTGTTTGCTGTACAGAACGTGACTCGTCGGTAACTCATGTGGTGTCGGCCGAATCTGGAACAGAGAAGTCTCGTTGGGCTCGGAAGACGGGCAGATTTTTGGTTGATCCGCGGTGGATTGAAGCTTCGAATTATTTCTGGCAGAGGCAACCGGAAGATAACTTTCCTGTCAAGCAATAG